In Paenibacillus guangzhouensis, a single window of DNA contains:
- a CDS encoding anti-sigma-F factor Fin family protein — protein MSVNYICRHCGTSLGRIDQDHVSETKLGFHSLTPEERNDIISYNSNGDVTVRVTCDYCREALDNHPELSLLSNPLQ, from the coding sequence ATGTCAGTAAACTATATTTGCAGGCATTGCGGAACGTCGCTAGGCCGTATTGATCAGGATCATGTAAGTGAGACCAAGCTTGGGTTTCATTCCTTGACCCCGGAAGAGCGCAACGATATAATATCGTATAACTCAAATGGGGATGTTACCGTTCGTGTAACATGTGATTACTGTAGAGAAGCACTCGATAACCATCCGGAATTGTCGCTGCTATCCAATCCACTACAGTAG
- the purR gene encoding pur operon repressor, producing MKKLKRSARLVEMTQFLLHRPHTLIPLTTFAERYNAAKSSISEDLVIIKEVFEEEGMGDLLTLAGAAGGVKFIPRMPKSISLPIIEELSRKLEEPDRILPGGYLYMTDLLGQPALMNEVGKMFAAAFADAQIDVVMTVETKGIPLAYATAAQLNLPVVLVRRDHQVTEGSAVSINYVSGSNKSIHTMTLARRALKEKSRVLIIDDFMKAGGTVQGMIDLLHEFEAVVAGVGVLVESGDLESNERLLNDYISLAKLTHIDFKTKQIAVEPGNYFREEA from the coding sequence ATGAAAAAGTTAAAGAGAAGCGCCCGTCTGGTGGAAATGACACAGTTCTTACTGCATCGGCCGCATACATTAATCCCGCTCACGACCTTTGCCGAGCGCTACAATGCAGCGAAGTCATCGATCAGTGAGGATCTTGTCATTATAAAAGAAGTGTTCGAAGAAGAAGGCATGGGAGATCTGCTTACGCTCGCAGGCGCAGCTGGCGGTGTGAAATTTATTCCGCGTATGCCGAAATCTATTTCGCTTCCTATCATTGAAGAGTTGTCTCGCAAGCTAGAGGAGCCGGATCGGATCTTGCCAGGTGGCTACTTGTATATGACGGATTTACTGGGACAGCCTGCCTTGATGAACGAGGTGGGTAAAATGTTCGCGGCCGCTTTTGCAGACGCTCAGATCGATGTGGTCATGACGGTAGAGACAAAAGGGATCCCTCTCGCTTATGCGACGGCTGCGCAGCTTAATCTCCCTGTGGTGCTCGTTCGCCGTGACCATCAGGTGACGGAGGGCTCTGCGGTAAGCATTAACTATGTCTCGGGCTCCAATAAGAGCATCCATACGATGACACTAGCCCGTAGAGCGCTCAAAGAGAAATCGCGCGTCCTCATTATTGATGACTTCATGAAAGCAGGCGGAACGGTGCAAGGCATGATTGACCTGCTGCATGAATTCGAAGCTGTGGTTGCTGGCGTAGGCGTTCTCGTGGAATCTGGCGACCTCGAGAGCAATGAACGATTGTTGAATGATTATATTTCGCTTGCGAAGCTAACGCATATTGATTTTAAGACGAAGCAGATCGCAGTCGAGCCTGGTAATTATTTCAGAGAGGAAGCGTGA
- the yabG gene encoding sporulation peptidase YabG has protein sequence MKQGDLVVRKSYGGDVTFRIEAFMKDLVIIKGIDFRLLADAPTNDLMPVTEGKPPHQKEKQAFIRAMESTRLLEQHRRVQTERNQADLNQKMMNHQPFFEVPGKVLHLDGDPNYLRKSLDLYNQLRVPAEGHYVTEANMSDVLYRLLPRVKPDIVVITGHDGVYKHLKNRDLYSLSSYKNSQNFVNAIKTARNYERNFDVLNIVAGACQSHFEALLQAGANFASSPGRILIHALDPVYVAAKASFTPIRETINIVEVLSQTITGTDGVGGIETRGSYRIGLPKLRDLSTLDIVPSIP, from the coding sequence ATGAAGCAAGGAGATCTTGTCGTTCGAAAATCGTATGGCGGAGACGTCACGTTCCGCATCGAGGCGTTTATGAAAGATTTAGTGATTATCAAGGGGATTGACTTTCGTCTATTGGCGGATGCGCCCACGAATGATCTGATGCCCGTAACCGAGGGGAAGCCTCCACATCAGAAAGAGAAGCAGGCGTTTATTCGTGCAATGGAATCCACTCGGCTTCTGGAACAGCATCGTCGTGTACAGACCGAGCGGAATCAAGCGGATTTGAATCAGAAAATGATGAATCACCAACCCTTCTTTGAAGTTCCCGGTAAAGTACTTCATCTGGATGGGGACCCCAATTATTTGAGGAAAAGTCTAGATTTGTACAATCAACTGCGGGTACCTGCGGAAGGTCATTACGTAACGGAAGCGAACATGTCGGACGTTCTCTACCGGCTGCTCCCACGTGTCAAACCGGATATCGTCGTTATCACAGGACATGACGGCGTCTATAAGCATTTGAAGAACCGCGATTTGTACAGCTTATCCAGTTATAAGAATTCGCAGAATTTCGTGAATGCAATTAAGACAGCACGGAATTATGAACGGAATTTCGATGTGCTTAATATCGTGGCCGGGGCATGCCAGTCGCATTTTGAGGCGCTGCTACAGGCAGGCGCGAACTTCGCAAGCTCTCCAGGACGCATTCTCATCCATGCACTTGATCCGGTGTATGTGGCGGCGAAGGCATCTTTCACACCGATTCGGGAGACCATAAATATTGTGGAAGTGCTATCCCAGACGATTACGGGGACAGATGGTGTGGGAGGAATTGAGACCCGGGGTAGCTATCGCATTGGGCTTCCAAAACTCAGGGATTTATCCACTTTGGACATTGTTCCGTCGATTCCGTGA
- the ispE gene encoding 4-(cytidine 5'-diphospho)-2-C-methyl-D-erythritol kinase, translating into MKVYEKAPAKINLLLDVLHKREDGYHEVEMIMTMVDLADRLEMEELPRDTIIISSQAGYIPLDEKNLAFQAAKLIKNRYDVKQGVYIHLDKKIPVAAGLAGGSSDAAATLRGLNRLWKLNIPDHELQELGAELGSDVPFCVTGGTAIARGRGEKLEMIPNPPQCWVILAKPPINVSTADVYGRFRVDKLNSHPSMANMIAAIENQRFHDVCGQLGNVLEDVTLSLYPEVHQLKDAMVKLGADGVLMSGSGPTVFGLVSKESKVARIYNGLRGFCKEVYAVRMLT; encoded by the coding sequence GTGAAAGTATATGAGAAAGCGCCAGCCAAGATCAATTTGCTGCTGGACGTGTTACATAAAAGAGAAGACGGTTACCATGAAGTCGAGATGATTATGACGATGGTCGATCTCGCGGATCGTCTCGAGATGGAGGAATTGCCTCGCGACACGATCATTATCTCGAGTCAAGCCGGGTATATCCCGCTCGATGAGAAGAACCTTGCCTTTCAAGCGGCGAAGCTCATTAAGAACCGATATGACGTCAAGCAGGGGGTCTATATCCATCTGGATAAGAAAATCCCGGTTGCTGCTGGCCTTGCAGGGGGTAGCAGCGACGCAGCAGCGACTTTACGCGGGTTAAACCGCCTCTGGAAGCTGAATATACCCGATCATGAGCTTCAGGAGCTCGGTGCTGAGCTTGGCTCAGATGTCCCTTTCTGTGTGACCGGGGGCACAGCCATTGCTAGAGGGCGCGGTGAGAAATTAGAGATGATTCCGAATCCGCCGCAGTGTTGGGTGATCTTGGCGAAGCCGCCGATTAATGTCTCGACGGCCGATGTCTATGGCAGATTTCGGGTAGACAAGTTGAACAGCCACCCTTCGATGGCGAACATGATCGCAGCGATTGAGAACCAGCGGTTCCATGATGTCTGCGGGCAGCTAGGCAATGTGCTGGAAGACGTCACCTTATCGTTATATCCTGAAGTGCATCAGTTGAAGGATGCCATGGTGAAGCTCGGAGCTGACGGGGTGTTAATGTCAGGGAGCGGGCCAACGGTCTTCGGGCTCGTATCGAAGGAGTCCAAAGTGGCGAGAATCTATAATGGGCTTCGAGGATTCTGTAAGGAAGTATACGCGGTTCGTATGCTCACCTAA
- the rnmV gene encoding ribonuclease M5, translating into MIKEVIVVEGKDDTTAIRRAVEADTIETGGSAINNAVLKRIALAQERRGVIILTDPDHAGERIRKIISNRVPGCKHAFLKEADATYKGDIGVENASPDAIRYALDHLRTEYEKTEQLIDWNDLMDAGLITHPNAASRRRAMGDILGIGMCNGKQFYKRCGMFQISREEFLAALEQIENEGL; encoded by the coding sequence ATGATTAAAGAAGTGATCGTGGTCGAAGGGAAAGACGATACCACGGCAATTCGGCGGGCCGTAGAGGCTGATACGATCGAGACCGGAGGATCCGCCATCAATAATGCGGTCTTGAAGCGCATTGCGCTAGCACAGGAACGCCGAGGCGTCATCATCCTGACGGATCCGGATCATGCCGGAGAACGAATCCGGAAGATCATATCGAATCGCGTACCTGGGTGCAAGCATGCCTTCTTGAAGGAAGCAGATGCGACCTATAAAGGGGATATCGGTGTCGAGAATGCATCGCCTGATGCGATTCGATACGCGCTGGATCATCTGCGAACGGAATATGAGAAGACCGAGCAGCTCATTGATTGGAATGATCTGATGGATGCGGGACTAATTACCCATCCGAATGCGGCGAGCCGCAGAAGAGCGATGGGCGATATACTGGGGATTGGCATGTGCAACGGAAAGCAGTTCTATAAACGCTGCGGCATGTTCCAGATTAGCCGAGAGGAGTTCTTGGCTGCACTAGAGCAAATTGAAAACGAAGGGCTGTAG
- the rsmA gene encoding 16S rRNA (adenine(1518)-N(6)/adenine(1519)-N(6))-dimethyltransferase RsmA, with protein sequence MKETNGAQAQARIDIATPKRTKDIIGKHGFSFKKSLGQNFLIDMNILNKIVDAAELDETMGALEIGPGIGALTERLAQTAAEVTAVEIDTRLIPILEEVLAPYPNVGVIHGDVLKVDLKQIFADRFSEVSKVSVVANLPYYVTTPILMKLLEERLPLQNIVVMIQKEVADRMAARPGGKDYGSLSVAVQYYCEPELVCTVPHTVFIPQPNVESAVIKLKVRDTPPVQVADEAHFFQVVQASFAQRRKTIANNLKARFFNEGGREALEAALQEAGIEPQRRGETLSIAEFARLSDVLLAAGRV encoded by the coding sequence ATGAAGGAAACGAATGGAGCACAGGCGCAAGCTCGCATTGATATTGCGACGCCGAAGCGGACAAAAGATATTATTGGGAAGCATGGATTTTCATTTAAGAAAAGCCTCGGTCAGAACTTCCTGATCGACATGAATATATTGAACAAAATTGTAGATGCCGCTGAGCTCGATGAAACGATGGGGGCACTCGAGATCGGACCTGGAATCGGGGCGCTGACAGAGCGCCTTGCTCAGACGGCAGCGGAAGTGACTGCCGTGGAGATTGACACGCGATTGATTCCGATCCTCGAAGAGGTGCTTGCACCCTATCCGAATGTTGGGGTCATTCATGGTGATGTGCTCAAGGTAGATCTGAAGCAAATTTTCGCGGATCGATTCTCTGAGGTCAGCAAGGTAAGCGTCGTAGCGAACCTTCCTTATTATGTGACGACACCTATTCTTATGAAGTTGCTCGAAGAGCGTCTACCGCTGCAAAATATTGTGGTGATGATTCAGAAGGAAGTGGCGGACCGGATGGCTGCGCGTCCTGGCGGCAAAGACTACGGCAGCTTGAGTGTTGCCGTACAATATTATTGCGAGCCGGAGCTCGTATGTACGGTGCCTCATACGGTATTCATTCCACAGCCGAATGTGGAATCTGCTGTTATCAAACTGAAGGTGCGGGATACGCCACCGGTTCAGGTCGCAGACGAAGCACACTTCTTCCAAGTGGTACAAGCCTCATTCGCTCAGCGCCGGAAGACGATCGCGAATAACTTGAAGGCAAGATTCTTCAATGAAGGCGGCCGTGAGGCCCTAGAAGCCGCATTACAGGAAGCGGGTATTGAACCGCAGCGCCGCGGGGAAACACTGAGTATCGCCGAATTTGCGCGGCTTAGCGACGTCTTGCTGGCGGCAGGACGGGTATAG
- the veg gene encoding biofilm formation stimulator Veg: protein MAKNALLEIKRSLEAHVGRKIMLRANGGRRKTIERTGVLEETYPSVFIVKLDQDQNAFKRVSYSYADILTESVELSVCEDDGQVRITYIQN from the coding sequence ATGGCTAAAAATGCGCTGTTGGAAATTAAACGTAGCCTGGAAGCCCATGTCGGGCGCAAAATTATGCTGCGAGCAAACGGTGGTCGCCGAAAGACCATTGAACGTACCGGTGTACTTGAAGAAACCTACCCATCTGTTTTCATTGTTAAACTTGACCAGGATCAGAACGCATTTAAGCGTGTTTCATACAGTTACGCCGACATATTGACGGAGTCTGTGGAATTATCGGTATGCGAGGACGATGGCCAAGTGCGCATCACGTATATCCAGAATTAA
- a CDS encoding RidA family protein — MKIEAVATTNAPAAIGPYSQAMKFGNLLFTSGQIPLGLDGQVVEGGIAEQTHQVFRNLQAVLAEAGASFSDVIKATVFIKDMNQFADLNEIYASYFGDHKPARSTVEVARLPKDVLVEIELIASI, encoded by the coding sequence ATGAAAATCGAAGCGGTTGCAACAACGAATGCTCCAGCAGCAATTGGACCATACTCACAGGCCATGAAATTTGGTAATTTATTGTTCACTTCTGGCCAAATTCCACTTGGATTAGATGGACAAGTCGTTGAAGGCGGCATTGCCGAACAGACGCATCAAGTTTTCCGTAATTTACAAGCTGTGTTGGCTGAGGCAGGAGCATCATTCTCGGACGTAATCAAGGCGACGGTGTTTATTAAAGATATGAATCAATTTGCAGATTTAAATGAAATTTATGCATCGTATTTTGGGGACCATAAGCCGGCTAGATCAACCGTTGAAGTCGCCCGTCTCCCTAAGGATGTCCTTGTCGAAATTGAATTAATCGCGTCGATTTAA
- a CDS encoding small, acid-soluble spore protein, alpha/beta type, with protein MSRRRSVMSEQLKEELAKDLGFYETVQNEGWANIKAKDAGNMVKRAIQLAEQAASRK; from the coding sequence ATGAGCCGCAGAAGAAGTGTCATGTCAGAGCAGTTAAAAGAGGAGCTAGCGAAGGATCTTGGGTTCTATGAGACGGTCCAGAATGAAGGCTGGGCTAACATCAAGGCGAAGGATGCAGGAAATATGGTAAAACGCGCCATCCAATTGGCTGAACAAGCCGCATCAAGAAAATGA
- the glmU gene encoding bifunctional UDP-N-acetylglucosamine diphosphorylase/glucosamine-1-phosphate N-acetyltransferase GlmU, giving the protein MKRMAVVLAAGQGKRMKSKLYKVLHPVCGKPMVGHVVDTVLRASCERTVVIVGHGADAVKSYLGDRAEYVLQAEQLGTGHAVKQAKSLLGHEEGLTLIVCGDTPLVTETTLERLIALHTEKGASATILSAHMANPTGYGRIIRGTDGSVQKIVEQKDCTPDEQAIQEINTGTYCFDNAKLFAALEQVTNQNVQQEYYLTDVIGILRAAGDIVDAYCTTDEAEAIGVNDRVALSEAEQLMRARINRQHMINGVSLIDPASTYIGADVVIGQDSIIYPGSVLRGKTIIGNECIIGPHTEIEDSEIGDGVIVKQSVLSEAKVGNGSGIGPFAYLRPGARIGQQVKIGDFVEIKNATLDDGAKVSHLSYIGDATVGKNVNIGCGAITVNYDGYNKSVTEIEDDAFVGSNVNLIAPVKIGKGAYVVAGSTITHNVAENELAVARERQVNKPGYAEKLRARARAKKERNS; this is encoded by the coding sequence TTGAAAAGAATGGCAGTTGTGCTTGCTGCAGGACAGGGCAAACGCATGAAGTCGAAATTGTATAAAGTGTTGCATCCAGTATGCGGCAAACCGATGGTAGGTCACGTCGTGGATACCGTATTGCGTGCATCCTGTGAGCGTACAGTCGTGATTGTAGGTCATGGAGCTGATGCCGTGAAATCATATTTGGGCGATCGTGCTGAATATGTATTGCAGGCAGAACAGTTAGGTACCGGTCATGCGGTAAAGCAAGCGAAATCGCTGCTAGGACATGAAGAAGGTTTGACACTCATTGTATGCGGAGATACGCCGCTAGTAACAGAGACGACGCTTGAGCGTTTGATTGCGCTGCATACCGAGAAGGGTGCATCCGCAACGATTCTATCAGCCCATATGGCGAATCCTACCGGTTACGGAAGGATTATTCGTGGTACCGACGGATCGGTTCAGAAGATTGTGGAGCAGAAAGATTGCACACCGGATGAACAAGCGATTCAAGAGATTAATACAGGAACTTATTGCTTCGATAATGCGAAGCTTTTTGCTGCGCTTGAGCAAGTAACGAATCAGAACGTGCAGCAGGAGTATTATTTGACAGATGTTATTGGTATTCTGCGAGCTGCTGGGGATATTGTTGATGCTTATTGTACGACAGATGAAGCGGAAGCAATCGGCGTGAATGATCGCGTTGCTCTGTCGGAAGCGGAGCAGCTGATGCGTGCACGTATTAACCGCCAGCATATGATCAATGGCGTGTCCTTGATTGATCCAGCATCCACTTACATTGGTGCCGACGTCGTGATTGGACAAGATAGTATCATCTACCCAGGATCCGTGCTTCGCGGGAAGACAATCATTGGGAATGAATGCATCATCGGTCCTCATACCGAAATTGAAGATTCAGAGATTGGCGATGGCGTTATTGTGAAGCAATCCGTATTGTCGGAGGCGAAAGTAGGTAACGGCTCGGGAATCGGACCGTTCGCTTATTTGCGTCCCGGCGCTCGAATTGGCCAACAAGTGAAAATCGGCGATTTCGTTGAAATAAAAAATGCAACGTTAGATGACGGTGCAAAAGTAAGTCATTTAAGTTATATTGGCGATGCAACGGTAGGTAAGAATGTAAATATCGGCTGCGGAGCGATTACGGTCAACTATGACGGGTATAATAAATCTGTTACAGAGATCGAAGATGATGCCTTTGTCGGCAGTAACGTGAACCTCATTGCGCCAGTTAAGATTGGCAAAGGGGCATATGTCGTGGCTGGCTCCACGATTACGCATAATGTAGCAGAGAACGAACTGGCTGTTGCAAGAGAACGCCAAGTGAATAAGCCGGGATATGCGGAGAAACTGCGAGCCCGTGCTAGAGCGAAGAAAGAACGCAACTCTTAA
- a CDS encoding ribose-phosphate diphosphokinase has product MAYCDSKLKIFTCNSNTSLAHRIAEHIGVPMGDSETLAFSDGEIHIKLTESVRGCDVYVVQSTCAPVNDNLMQLLVMVDALKRASAKSINVVIPYYGYARQDRKARSRDPITAKLVANLIETAGAHRVITMDLHATQIQGFFDIPVDHMLGVPILAQYFRSKQFEDVVVVSPDHGGVVRARKLADFLKAPLAIIDKRRPEPNVSEVMNIIGEVKGKTAIVIDDIIDTAGTIVLGANALRDAGAKEIYVCCTHPVLSGPAMERLENAPITEVIVTDTIPITHPNPTSKLKVLSVAPLMGEAIIRVHEELSISKLFEIE; this is encoded by the coding sequence ATGGCTTATTGTGACTCAAAATTAAAGATTTTTACATGCAACTCGAATACGTCTTTGGCACATCGTATTGCTGAACATATCGGCGTACCGATGGGAGATTCGGAGACACTCGCATTCAGTGATGGGGAGATCCATATCAAGTTGACCGAGAGTGTTCGCGGTTGTGACGTCTATGTCGTTCAATCGACATGCGCACCGGTTAATGATAACTTGATGCAGCTGCTCGTCATGGTTGATGCACTTAAGCGTGCATCCGCGAAGAGTATCAATGTCGTGATCCCGTACTACGGTTACGCACGTCAAGACCGTAAGGCACGTTCACGCGATCCAATCACAGCGAAACTCGTTGCGAACTTGATCGAGACGGCAGGCGCTCATCGCGTGATTACGATGGATTTGCATGCAACGCAAATTCAAGGTTTCTTCGATATTCCAGTGGATCATATGCTGGGTGTTCCGATTCTGGCGCAATATTTCCGTTCGAAACAATTCGAAGATGTCGTTGTTGTCTCACCTGACCATGGTGGTGTTGTTCGTGCTCGTAAATTGGCTGATTTCTTGAAAGCTCCGCTTGCTATCATCGACAAACGTCGCCCTGAGCCGAATGTGAGCGAAGTAATGAACATTATCGGTGAAGTCAAAGGGAAAACAGCGATTGTCATCGATGATATTATCGATACGGCTGGAACGATTGTATTAGGTGCTAATGCATTACGTGATGCGGGCGCCAAAGAAATCTATGTTTGTTGTACGCATCCGGTCTTGTCCGGCCCTGCTATGGAGCGTCTTGAGAATGCACCGATCACGGAAGTCATCGTGACGGATACCATTCCAATTACGCATCCGAACCCAACAAGCAAGCTCAAAGTATTGTCCGTCGCGCCATTGATGGGTGAAGCGATTATTCGTGTACATGAAGAGTTATCGATCAGCAAGCTGTTCGAAATCGAATAA
- the spoVG gene encoding septation regulator SpoVG produces MQITDVRLRRVNSEGRMKAIASITIDNEFVVHDIRVIDGNNGMFVAMPSKRTPDGEFRDIAHPISSTTREKIQAAVLAEYERAATEEEVIEEGA; encoded by the coding sequence ATGCAAATTACCGATGTAAGGCTCCGCCGCGTCAACTCCGAAGGGAGAATGAAGGCGATTGCTTCCATCACTATTGACAATGAATTCGTTGTGCACGACATTCGCGTCATTGACGGGAACAATGGGATGTTCGTTGCCATGCCGAGTAAGCGGACACCAGATGGTGAATTCCGCGATATCGCTCACCCGATCTCTTCCACAACTCGCGAGAAGATTCAAGCAGCAGTTCTCGCTGAATATGAGCGCGCAGCTACGGAAGAAGAAGTCATCGAAGAGGGAGCTTAA
- the pth gene encoding aminoacyl-tRNA hydrolase has translation MKWIVGLGNPGTSYQKTRHNVGFMAIDELAKRHNIAVTQSKCKALIGEGHMNGKKVALIKPMTYMNLSGESVRAFMDYYKVSLEDMIVVYDDLDTEIGRIRLRYQGSAGGHNGIKSIIQHTGTQTFNRVRMGISRPPAGFNIADYVLNNFPKAEAMPLESMICATCDALEFAMQNSFETTMAKFNG, from the coding sequence ATGAAATGGATTGTCGGACTTGGGAATCCCGGTACGTCTTATCAGAAGACGCGGCACAATGTCGGATTTATGGCGATTGATGAACTGGCGAAGCGTCATAATATCGCTGTCACCCAGAGCAAATGCAAAGCGTTGATCGGTGAGGGGCATATGAACGGGAAGAAGGTTGCCTTGATTAAACCGATGACGTATATGAATCTATCAGGAGAGTCGGTTCGTGCTTTCATGGATTATTATAAAGTGAGTCTGGAGGATATGATCGTGGTCTACGATGACCTGGATACGGAGATTGGGCGAATTCGTCTTCGTTATCAAGGCAGCGCAGGCGGACACAATGGGATTAAATCGATCATCCAGCACACAGGCACACAAACTTTCAATCGAGTTCGGATGGGGATTTCGAGACCACCAGCAGGATTCAATATTGCTGATTATGTCCTGAATAACTTCCCGAAGGCGGAAGCAATGCCGCTCGAGAGCATGATTTGTGCAACTTGCGATGCGCTGGAGTTCGCAATGCAGAATTCGTTCGAGACAACGATGGCGAAATTCAACGGCTAA